The genomic interval CAATGGCGAGCTGCCGCTCCGCGTCGACCGCGCGCAGGTGCCAATGATGCGCATTGGACAGCGAGGCTTCGAGCGCCGCCTTGGCCTGCTCCGCCTCGTGGCGGTAGTCGGCGTTGCGCGCGTGCAACAGCTCCATGCGATGCCGGATGGCGGAAATGCGCTCACCCTCCGATTCGTGCTGCCAGCTCCACTCCGAGATGGTTTTCTGATTTTCCTCAAGCAGTTCGGAGATCGCGGACTCGTGCCGCTGAAGCAGTTCTTCCACGGCGCGCTGCCCGTGGGCAACCGCTTCGGCCACAGCCTGGTTCTTTTCCTGGACCAGACGCGCGATCAAATGCTCCTTTTCCTCGCCGAGTAGAGTCACGGCTCGCGCCCGCTCTTCTTCCAACCCGGCAAGCGTCTGCTCGCGCTCGTTGGCGCGCAAGAACCAGTGATGCGCATTGGCGAGTGACTCCTCGAGCTCCTTCGCCAGCCCTTCGCGCTCCCGGCCAAGCGTCGCGTAAGCGCGCTCATAGATCAGCAGCCCGCGCTCGTAGGCGGACGCCAGCGCTATCCACGACGGAAGCGGCTCGGCCCCGGCCTGTGCGGCGAACTCCTGCAGCAACCGATAGCGCCATTGCGGGCGCGGCATCGCGAACAGCTTCAGGAATGCAGCCTGATAGCGGAGCGGCAGCATGGATACGTCGAGCAACGGCCGGCGCAACGGATCGGGCTTCTTGACGTGGCCTTGGATCACCTCCCGAAAAGTGATCAGCAAGGCCAGGAACAGGTCGTCCGGCCATGCACAATCGGTCGCGTCCGCGGAGATCGCGCCATAGTCGATCAGCGTAACGCTGCTCTCCGGCGACACGAGAATGTTCCAGCAACGCACGTCGTTGTGATAGAGGCCGGCATCCTCCAGAACAACCAGTTGGGCCAGCAAGTCGTCGAATACGCGTTCGTAGGCATAGGGCTCGTGGGCCGACATGACCTCCGAGAGCAGTCTGCCGGGAAGCATTTCGCGGACGATCCAGGCGCAACGTTCATCACGAAAGGCGCGCACCAGACGCGGCGCGGCAAATCCAGGCGGGACATTGGACAGGAACGCCACCTCGCGCTCGTACTCGAGCAGGTTGAGCGCGCCCCGCGCCTCGTCGTCCAGCGCCAGTTGCTTGAGGATCGTGCCCTCGCCGAAGAAGTAGCGGCGCGTTCCGCGATGACTGCCCATGGCGTCGGAATGCGACTCGAAGCGCATGGCGATGATCTTCGAGAGTTCATCACCAAGAAACCAATAGCGGGCGCTGGCGAAATAGATCGGCCGCTCGATCCCGGACAGATGGGTGGGCTGGAAGCCAAGCACCCGCCGGAATGCATAAGGATGCAACAGATCCTCGGGCCGCTCGGGTTGCGAAGGCCCCCAATAGAGCGGCTCTTCGCGCAACGCCAATTCGTAGATTGCCGCTATGGTGCTGTCCGCCAGCTTCCCGAACAGCTCGCGCACCTTATCCACTCCGTGCGCATGGACCAGATGATGGAACACGCTGAGCCCGAACACTAGGTCGTACTGGCCCGGCTGCAGCCGGGCCAGAAAATCCTCGATGCTCGCGCATTCGAATGTCGCGCCGGCGAGCCCGCTATCGCTCGCCAGCGCCTGACACACGGCCACGTTGCGATCGAGAAAATCCACGCCGTGCACACTGTGGCCGTCCGCGGCCATGTTCAGCGAGAAATAACCCTGCGCACAGCCGAGATCGAGCACGCGAAGCCGGCGTCCCAGTGCCCCTTCGAGACGCTTGGCGCAATCGCGGATCAGGACGAGGCGATCTTCGCAGCCACGCGACGCGTCGCTGGACAGCTCGGGATGCGCATAGATCGGCTGGTACTTTTCCGGCAGCGCCGCCACCAGATCGGCCAGAGCAAGATTGTCGGTCATCGACCATGCTCCCGCGAAGAAAAAGTGGTCGCCCACGTGTTCATGCCGCCCCCTCGACAATGCCGAACCCGGCCTTCATATCCACGATCCCCCAGAACTGCATGGCGCGACCGACGTCCAGCAACAGCGCATCGTAGCGGCGGTCCAGCGGCACCAGTTCGGCCAGCGGATCTCCGCTGGAGACGCCGAGCGAAACCATGTAATGCCCCTGGTTGAGATCGAGGGGCATGGTGAACTTGCACACCACCACCTCGCCGGCCCTGGCCGAGATCCGATCGCGACCTTCGCTGGAAAGGAAGGAGTTGGTGCCGTAGAGGAACAGGCCCTCGAGTGTCTTCAGCAGCAATCCGGGGACCACATTCTCGACGTCGGTATCGAAGGCGATTTTCATGTAGAACTCGGTCTTGGCGCCGCTGTCCAGACGCGCTGGGAATTGCTGCGCTCCACTGACCACCATGTAGTCGACGATCCTTGCACCACCCTGTCCCCAACGGTGCTCGCTGCGATTGTAGTAGGGGCGCGTGTGGAACACGTCCTCGCTGCCGCCCCCCATGTCCGCTGCCGCCGCGACGGTTTCGACCGGATGGGCGGCGACGGCCGACGTCCTGCCGAACAGCTCGTCCAGGTACAGGTTGGAAACCTCGCGGGCAGGCCCGTCGGCATGCACGCCGCCGTCCTTGATGAAGATCACCCGGTCGCAATGCTTGACGATGTCGCCCACCGCGTGGCTGACCAGGATCAGAGTGGTCCCCTGGTCCTTGAACTCCTGGATCCGGCGGAAGCACTTCGCCTGGAAATAGGCATCGCCGACGGACAGCGCCTCATCGACGATCAGGATGTCCGGGCGGAAGGCGGTCGCGACTGCGAACGCGACGCGCACCTGCATGCCGCTGGAGTAGGTGCGTACGGGCTCGTCGAAGTACTCGCCTATCTCCGCAAATTCCTGGATTGCCGGAATCACTTCGTCGATCTGCTGCAAGGTATAACCCATCAAGCCCGCCGAATGCCTGGCATTCTCGCGGCCGCTAAGATCGGGATTGAAGCCCATGCCCAGTTCCAGGATCGCGGCGATGCGCCCCCCGCGGACGATGCGGCCCTCGGTCGGCTGCACCGTGCCGGTGATCAGCTTGAGCAGCGTGCTCTTGCCCGCGCCATTGCGCCCCACCACGCCTACGGATTCACCAGGGCTGATCGAGAACGAAACGTTTCGCAGCACCCAGTGCTCCTGTTGCGGCTGCACCGGCAATCCGAACCAGTTGGCAGCACGCAGCCATTCGCTGCCCCACACCCGATAGGATTTGCCGACACCCTCGACATGCATCACGCCGCTCATAGCGCATCCACCATTTCCTGGCTCGCCCGGCGGAACACCACCAGCGAAGCGAAGGCGAGTACGACGGTACTGACCGCCATCGGCAACAGATCTCGCCAGACCGGAGCCTGGTCGTACAGCAGGACCCGCTGATAACTGGTCACCAGCGGATACATGGGGTTGAGCCGGAACAACTCCTGCACGCCCGCAGGGAGGATATTGATGCTATAGACAATCGGCGTCAGCCAGAACAGGGCCTGCAGAACCACCGGAACGACCTGTCCAATATCGCGGACGAACACGTTGAAGACGCCCAGCAGCAGCCCGATCGCCATGGCGAACCCGAGCGTGAGCAGCATCAGCAGCGGCAACCACAGCGTCTGCACGCCAGGATAGTGCCCAAGCAAGGCGAAGACGGCGAAGATCGCCACCAGCAACAACAGGTTGTTCACCAGCATCGCGCCGCCGGCGATCATCGGCAGGCAGATCCGGGGAAACGCCAGCTTCTTCATCAGATTGCCGTTCTCGACGAACAACGACACGCAGCGGCTGATGGTCTCTGCGAACATGCTCCAGCACAGCGTGCCGGACATCAGGTACAGGGCATAGGCGTACTTGTTGTTCACGCCCGGCAGCTTGGCTGCCAGCACCTCGGACAGAATGGTGGCGAAGATCAGCACCTGCATCAGTGGGTGGATGATCATCCACAGCGCGCCCAACTTGCTCCTGACAAAACGCATCCTGAGGTCGTTCCTGATCGACGACAGGATGAAATAGCGATAGGCCCATATGGACCGCATCATGTCCAAAATCTATACCTCTCTATGTCTCTGCTGCGGAGGCGAACGATCAAGTTCTCCCCATAAAGTTTCAGTGCACTGCAAAACGTGACAATGCATGCGATGTTTCAATTCGTGGTCCTGGCGTCCAATTTTGCCAATCTCTGGAGCAAGCGTTGCGCTGCCCGTTCCGGAGAAAGGTGGCTGCACACGTGCGCCTTCGCGGCCGCGCCGAGGGCGCGAGCACGCACGGGGTCATCCGCGAGACGACGCATTGCCGCGGCCGCATCCGCGACATCGGCCTCGGCCCAACGTGCACCGTTGGACTCCGGATAGTTTCCTGCGGCGACCGGCACTAGTTCGTAATCGACCAGGCAGGCGGTCTCCGGACCCATAAACTCCATGTTGCCCGACCACCCGGTGGCGACCACCGGCTTGCCCAACGCCATGCACTCGGCAAGCCCCAGACCGAATCCCTCGGCTCGGTGCAACGACACATAGGCATCGCAGCAGCGCTGCAATGCCTGGACATGGGCCCGATCGATGACTTCGTCGCGTAGCAAGATGCGCGGATCGCCGGCGATCAGGTTCAGCAGGTCGCGCATGCTGTCGGGATGCTGCTGGCCGTTGCTGGATTTCACCAGCAGGCGCACATCGTCGCGATCGGGCGGGAATGCTGCGCGAAACGCACGCACCACGGCCTGCGGGTTTTTGCGCGCGATAAACGAGTGGAAGTCGAACGAACACAGAAAGACGAACTTATCGGACTCGAGCCCGAAATCGCCGCGCTGCAGGCCGCTGTCGCGCACCTCTGACAAGGGCAACGGCACCCGCATGATCGGCTTGTCCGTGATCTTGCGAAACGCTTCTTCGATGAACGCCGAAGCGACCATGATCTCGTCGACGAGATGGATCGCGTCCCGCCAGCTGTCCGGAATTCTTTCCAGTTCCCAGAACCAGCAAGCGATCACATACCGACCTTTCATTCGTGCCTGACCCACGTGTTCCAGCGCCGGTTCCAGGTAGTCAGGGTTGACGAACACGATACTGACCGGATGCGGCAACGACTCATCGATGTAATCATCCATGCTGTGATCGCCCCATCCGTGCGGCATGCCCAGATCGATGTCGTACAAGGCCACGGGCACGCCCGCGTCGATCAGGGCACGCGCGTACATCCGCGCGCTCTCGGCCAGGCCGAATTCGCCGCGGATGTAGCCAAGAATGTTGACTCCAGGGGCTTGCGGAGCGGGACGCCGGTCCGGCCGCGCGTTCCAACGCACCACCTCGCTTCGCGTGGCACTCCAGGCTTGGGTCCGCTGGAAACGGGTTTGCGCGATCGACCGCGCAGCGAGGGCCGCCGCCAGCCGGCTGCGCATCGCCTGGGGAAACAGGCGGTAGGCACGCTGCAGATTCGGCTGACGGCGGATCCACGCCTGAAAATTCAATCCAAGCAGTCCGGTGCGCAAGCTTGACCAGACGCTCGGACGCGGCTGCGCCTCCTTCATGCCTACGGCTGCGCCTCCAGCGCCCGCTGCAGATCCGCCCGCAAATCCCCCACATCCTCCACCCCCACGCTCAACCGCACCAGCGCATCGCTGATGCCGAGCGTCTGGCGCCGTTCCACCGGCACCGAAGCATGGGTCATGACCGCCGGATGATTGACCAGGCTCTCCACGCCGCCCAGCGATTCGGCCAGGGTGAACAGTTCGGTCTTCTCGCAGAAGCGCTTGGCCGCGTCGAAGCCGCCCTTGAGCACGATCGAGACGATGCCGCCGAAGCCGGACATCTGCCGCTGTGCCAGCGCGTGCTGCGGGTGCGAGGCCAGGCCGGGGTAGATCACCTTTTCGACCGCCGGGTGCGTTTCCAGCCATTGCGCCAGCGCCAATGCATTCTCGCAATGCGCGCGCATGCGCAGTGGCAGGGTCTTAAGCCCGCGCAGCGCCAGGAAGCTGTCGAACGGGCCCTGCACGCCGCCTACCGAGTTCTGCAGGAACGCTAGCTGCTCTGCCAACTCGGCGTTGGCGCCGACCACGGCGATGCCGCCGACCATATCGGAATGGCCGTTGAGGTACTTGGTGGCCGAATGCACCACGATGTCCGCGCCCAGCGCCAGCGGGCGCTGCAGCATCGGCGAGGCGAAGGTGTTGTCCACCACCACCAGCAGGTCATGCTGGCGCGCGATCGCGGCGATCGCGGCGATGTCGACGATCTTCAACATCGGGTTGGTGGGGGTCTCGATCCACACCATCTTGGTCTTGGGCGTGATCGCCGCGGCGAACGCGGCCGGGTCGGTCAGGTCGACGAAGCTGAACTCCAGTGCGGCGGTGCGCCGGCGCACGCGCTCGAACAGGCGGTAGCTGCCGCCGTACAGGTCATCCATCGCCACCACGTGGCTGCCGCTGTCCAGCAGCTCCATCACCGTGGAGGTGGCGGCCATGCCCGAGGCGAAGGCGAAGCCGCGGGTGCCGCCTTCCAGGGCGGCGACGCAACGCTCGTAGGCGAAGCGGGTCGGATTGTGGGTACGCGAGTACTCGAAGCCCTGGTGTTCGCCGGGGCTGGACTGGGCGTAGGTGGAGGTCGCATAGATCGGCGGCATCACTGCGCCCGTGGACGGGTCCGGATGCTGGCCGCCATGGATCGCCAGGGTCGCCAGCGACAGCGCATGGCCGTCGCCGTTGGGGTTGGACGTGTGGTCCGTCATGTGGGGTTCCCGGAGAAGGGGCGTGATTCTAGCAGCGAGGTCTGAACGGCCCCATGCAGCGGGGCCGTTCATGCAGGACGCTACTGAACGCGGCGGCGCAGGTAGTTGAGCAGGTCGATGCGGGTGATCAGGCCGAGGAAGGCGCCGTCGTTCATGACGATGGCGACCTGGCCGCGATCGAACACCGGCAGCAGCGCTTCGATCGGCGATTTGACGTCGAGCCGGTCCAGCTTGCTGACCATGGCCGTGGAGACCGGGTCGCGGAACCGCGCCTCGTCGCCATAAACATGCAACAAGACGTCGCTTTCGTCGACGATGCCGACCAGTTGGTCGCCATCCATCACCGGCAGCTGGGACACGTCGTACAGCTTCATGCGCTGGTAGGCGGTGGTCAGCAGGTCGTTGGGGCCGACCACCACGGTGTCGCGCTGGCTGTACGGGCGCAGGATCAGGTCGCGCAGGTCGCCGTGCTGCGGGCGTTCCAGGAAGCCGTTGTCCAGCATCCAGTAGTCGTTGTACATCTTCGACAGGTACTTGTTGCCGGTGTCGCAGACGAACACCAGCACCCGCTTGGGCTCGGTCTGCGCACGGCAATACTTGAGCGCGGCGGCGAGCAGGGTGCCGGTCGAGGAACCGCCGAGGATGCCCTCCTTGGCCAGCAGCTCGCGCGCGGTGTGGAAGCTTTCGGCGTCGCTGATCGAATAGGCCTTCTTGACCCGCGAGAAATCGGAGATGCCGGGCAGGAAGTCCTCGCCGATGCCCTCCACCAGCCAGCTGCCGGACTTCTCGCTGACCGTGCCCTGCTCGATGTACTCGGTCAGGATCGAGCCGACCGGGTCGGCCAGCACCAGCTCGGTCTGCGGCGAGGCGGCGGCGAAGGCGCGCGACAGGCCGGTCATGGTGCCGGAACTGCCGCAGCCGAACACGATCGCGTCCAGCTTGCCGTCCATCTGCCGCAGGATCTCCGGACCGGTGCCGAACTCGTGCGCGGCCGGGTTGTCGGGGTTGCCGAACTGGTTGATGAAGTAGGCACCCGGGGTCTCGGCGGCGATGCGCGCGGCCAGGTCCTGGTAGTACTCGGGATGGCCCTTGGCCACGTCCGAGCGGGTCAACCGCACCTCGGCGCCCATCGCTTTGAGATTGAAGATCTTCTCCCGGCTCATCTTGTCCGGCACCACCAGGATCAACTTGTAGCCTTTCTGCTGGGCGACCAGGGCCAGGCCGATACCGGTGTTGCCGGCGGTGCCCTCGACCAGCACCGCACCCGGCTTCAGCTCGCCGCGGCGCTCTGCCGCCTCGATCATTGACAGGCCGATGCGGTCCTTGATCGAGCCGCCGGGATTGGCGCTTTCCAGCTTCAGGTACAGCTCGCACACGCCAGTGTCGAGCTTGCTGGCCTTGACGATGGGGGTGTCGCCGATCAGGTCGAGTACGGAAGAGTGAATGGCCATCGCGTCCGGATGTATCGCGCCGTCGTAGCGGCTGGACCGGTGATTATCCGCGGTATGCGCCGGAATGTCAGACAAAGCGCGGAACCGGCACGAAAAAAGCCGCGATCGCGGCTTCGGGGAGGGGATGACGCGGACGGTGGCAAGCCGACGAGGAGGCCGGCCACCGCCCGCGACAATTGAACGCTTGTCGTGGGAGAGAAGAATCAGTGAGGCTTTTGCTGCTCGTCGTAGAGCCGCAACAGCTTTTCCTTGGCCGCGAGCTTTTCCCGCTTCATCTGCGACAGGGTGAGGTCGTCGATCGGCAGCACGCCGAGCTCGGCGTCCATGCACTTCTTGTCCAGAGTCTTGTGGCGTTGGTAGAGCTGCTTGAATTCCGGATCGGACTTGATCAACGCGTCGATTTCGGTCTGCGGTTGCCCTTCGAACATAGGAATAGCCTCCTTCAGCTGGAAACAAGAACGCCCCGGCCGGAACGGCACGGGGCGTTGCCTGGGAGCGGAGTCGCGCGGGCCACCAGCCACTCCACCGCAACGCCCGGGCCTGCTGCCCTTGGAACGTCTCGCTGCGGTGCGTGCCACTGCTTCATCGGCCCGGAGTCTCCGTGGAACCAGACGACGATGTGTCGCCTGGGAATTCGACCCTACGCCTCCCCACCAGTTCCGGCAAGAGCAGCAACGCGCGCTTTCCGCATTCAGTTGCTTGCCGCTCAGGCCCAGAGAAAAACCGCGTTAAACGCGTTCCAGAACCAGAACGGCCAGCTCCGCTCAGGGCGCGATCACCACCTCGGCGGCACGCGCCTTGGTCGCCGGTGCCTTCTTGCCGACCGCCTGCAGGCGGCCCGCGGCGACGCCGCCAGCGACCAACGCGTCGCGCAATGCATCGGCGCGCTTCTGCGCCACGCCGGCATCGGCATCGTAGGCCTCGATCCGCACCCGGCCCTTCGCGCCGATCTGCAGGTACTGCGCCAGCGCCTTGGCCTGGCCGGCGGCATCGGCCGACAGCGCCGCCTTGCCGGCCGCGAAGGCGCCACCGGCGACAGTGAAGACCTCCCCGCGCGACTCGAACCGCGACGCCGGCAGCTTGGCCCCGGCGACCAGCTCGGCCTCCTCGCGCGCCAGCTTGGCCGACTTCTGCTGCGCGGCGCTGAGCTTGGCGGTCTGCTGCCCGGCCACATTGGTCAGCGCCTGCTCGGCATCCTGTCGCGCCAGCTGCTCGGCCTCGGCGGCCTGGCGCAGGCTCTCGGCCTCCTCGGCCTGGATCTGCGCCTGCACCCGCAGCCGCTCGGCTTCCTGGCGCGCGCGCGCGGCCTCGCGGCGACTGGCCTCGACCAGCAAGTCGCTGCGGGTCTTCTCCAACTGGTCGACCTGGCGCCGCGCCAGTGCGGCGCGTGCGGCGGTCTCGGCGATCTCGACGCGGCGCTCGGCGAGATAGCGCGCGTCGTCCTGCTCCTTGCGCTTGGCCGCGGCGAACGCGGCGACCGCCTGCTGCGCCTGCAACCGCTCGTAGGCGGCCAAGTCGGCACTCAGCGGATCGGCCTGCAGCGCGACCAGGCGCTGGTTGAGTACCGCAAGTTCCGGATCCTCGGCGGCGAACGCGGCCAGCGGCGCGACCAGCAACAGCAGCGCGGCCAGGCGGCCGGCCATCCCCAGGCGGCGGCTCATGGACGGCCCTCCCCGGTGTTCAAGCTGCGCTGCAGGTCTGCCACCTCGGCCTTGCGCTGCTTGAGCTGCGCGTTCGCCACCGCCTCCTCGCTGCGCACCCGCGCCAGGTCGGCGTCGGCCGCCACGCGCAGCGCCAGTTGCGGTGCGGTCTTGCGTTGGCGACGGTCCAGCGCCGCCTGCTGCGCCTGTTCCAGGCCCTGCCGGGCAGTGGCGATCAGGTCAGGGGCGTATTGGTCGGCGTCGGCCTGGATCGCGCGCTGCACCGCCTGCTGCGCGGTCTGCAGTTCCGGCGAGGCGACCTGGGCAAAGGCGACGGGCGTGGCAAACAGCGCCAATGCGCACGCCATCACGTACTGCGGGCAACGGATTTGTGCGAAGCTAGTTTTCATCAAGGGGGGCCGTAGGCGGAGACGTCGAGCACGGCCATTGTCGGAAGCCTGTGGCGCGCTTGCAACGGGCGGCCGCGGATTGTTGGGGAACCATTGCGCATGGATATCGGCTACTTCCTGAAGCTGATGACCGAAAAGAACGCCTCGGACATGTTCCTGACCACGGGAGCACCGGTCTATATCAAGATCGAAGGCAAGCTGTACCCGCTCGGCGCCACCGGCCTGCCGCCGGGCATGGTCAAGAAGATCGCCTATTCGCTGATGGACGAGGGCCAGGTGCCGCAGTTCGAGCGCGAGCTTGAGCTGAACATGGCCATCGCGCTGCAGGACGCCGGCCGCTTCCGGGTCAACGTGTTCAAGCAGCGCGGCGAGGTCGGCATGGTGATCCGCGCGATCCGCAGCAAGATCCCCAGCATCGAGGAACTGCACCTGCCGCAGGTGCTGAAGGACGTGATCATGACCCCGCGCGGGCTGGTCCTGGTGGTCGGCTCGACCGGCTCGGGCAAGTCCACCTCGCTGGCGTCGATGATCGACCACCGCAACAGCACCACCACCGGGCACATCCTCACCATCGAGGACCCGATCGAATACCTGCACAAGCACAAGATGTCGATCGTCAACCAGCGCGAGGTCGGCCTGGACACCCATGCCTTCCACAACGCGCTGAAGAACGCGATGCGCGAGGCGCCGGACGTGATCCTGATCGGCGAGATCCTGGATGCCACGACGATGGAGGCGGCGATCGCCTTCGCCGAGACCGGCCACCTGTGCCTGGCCACCCTGCACTCCAACAACGCCGACCAGACCATCGAGCGCATCCTCAACTTCTTCCCGGAAAGCGCGCACAAGAACGTGCTGATGAACCTGGCGCTGAACCTGCGCGCGGTCATCTCGCAGCGCCTGGTCAAGGACAAGAACGAGCGCCGCCGCCCGGCCACCGAGGTGCTGCTGAACACGCCGATGATCCGCGACCTGCTGCGCCGCGGCCAGGTCCACGAGATCAAGGCCGCCATGGAGGAGTCGCTGGAGGAAGGCATGGAGACCTTCGATCAGTGCCTGTTCCGGATGGTCAAGTCCGGCGAAATCGAGCAGGAGGAAGCGCTGCGCGCGGCCGACTCGCGCGACGGCCTGGCGCTGAAGTTCCGCCTGTCCGAGGGCTCCAGCGGCGAACACGACCCTTACGCCGACTACGAC from Xanthomonas sp. DAR 34887 carries:
- a CDS encoding methyltransferase domain-containing protein, encoding MTDNLALADLVAALPEKYQPIYAHPELSSDASRGCEDRLVLIRDCAKRLEGALGRRLRVLDLGCAQGYFSLNMAADGHSVHGVDFLDRNVAVCQALASDSGLAGATFECASIEDFLARLQPGQYDLVFGLSVFHHLVHAHGVDKVRELFGKLADSTIAAIYELALREEPLYWGPSQPERPEDLLHPYAFRRVLGFQPTHLSGIERPIYFASARYWFLGDELSKIIAMRFESHSDAMGSHRGTRRYFFGEGTILKQLALDDEARGALNLLEYEREVAFLSNVPPGFAAPRLVRAFRDERCAWIVREMLPGRLLSEVMSAHEPYAYERVFDDLLAQLVVLEDAGLYHNDVRCWNILVSPESSVTLIDYGAISADATDCAWPDDLFLALLITFREVIQGHVKKPDPLRRPLLDVSMLPLRYQAAFLKLFAMPRPQWRYRLLQEFAAQAGAEPLPSWIALASAYERGLLIYERAYATLGREREGLAKELEESLANAHHWFLRANEREQTLAGLEEERARAVTLLGEEKEHLIARLVQEKNQAVAEAVAHGQRAVEELLQRHESAISELLEENQKTISEWSWQHESEGERISAIRHRMELLHARNADYRHEAEQAKAALEASLSNAHHWHLRAVDAERQLAIVLASRSWRLTKPIRFAARLVRTPTAATRRLAAASIRRVMQRPLLARSMNALLRRVPSLHSRLRRVAVQEHIVVDVLPPPVPLGQVGSFSDADRDSALSRLTGHGREWFDRLKAEQSGVN
- a CDS encoding ABC transporter ATP-binding protein, with translation MSGVMHVEGVGKSYRVWGSEWLRAANWFGLPVQPQQEHWVLRNVSFSISPGESVGVVGRNGAGKSTLLKLITGTVQPTEGRIVRGGRIAAILELGMGFNPDLSGRENARHSAGLMGYTLQQIDEVIPAIQEFAEIGEYFDEPVRTYSSGMQVRVAFAVATAFRPDILIVDEALSVGDAYFQAKCFRRIQEFKDQGTTLILVSHAVGDIVKHCDRVIFIKDGGVHADGPAREVSNLYLDELFGRTSAVAAHPVETVAAAADMGGGSEDVFHTRPYYNRSEHRWGQGGARIVDYMVVSGAQQFPARLDSGAKTEFYMKIAFDTDVENVVPGLLLKTLEGLFLYGTNSFLSSEGRDRISARAGEVVVCKFTMPLDLNQGHYMVSLGVSSGDPLAELVPLDRRYDALLLDVGRAMQFWGIVDMKAGFGIVEGAA
- a CDS encoding ABC transporter permease, which translates into the protein MMRSIWAYRYFILSSIRNDLRMRFVRSKLGALWMIIHPLMQVLIFATILSEVLAAKLPGVNNKYAYALYLMSGTLCWSMFAETISRCVSLFVENGNLMKKLAFPRICLPMIAGGAMLVNNLLLLVAIFAVFALLGHYPGVQTLWLPLLMLLTLGFAMAIGLLLGVFNVFVRDIGQVVPVVLQALFWLTPIVYSINILPAGVQELFRLNPMYPLVTSYQRVLLYDQAPVWRDLLPMAVSTVVLAFASLVVFRRASQEMVDAL
- a CDS encoding glycosyltransferase family 4 protein — encoded protein: MKEAQPRPSVWSSLRTGLLGLNFQAWIRRQPNLQRAYRLFPQAMRSRLAAALAARSIAQTRFQRTQAWSATRSEVVRWNARPDRRPAPQAPGVNILGYIRGEFGLAESARMYARALIDAGVPVALYDIDLGMPHGWGDHSMDDYIDESLPHPVSIVFVNPDYLEPALEHVGQARMKGRYVIACWFWELERIPDSWRDAIHLVDEIMVASAFIEEAFRKITDKPIMRVPLPLSEVRDSGLQRGDFGLESDKFVFLCSFDFHSFIARKNPQAVVRAFRAAFPPDRDDVRLLVKSSNGQQHPDSMRDLLNLIAGDPRILLRDEVIDRAHVQALQRCCDAYVSLHRAEGFGLGLAECMALGKPVVATGWSGNMEFMGPETACLVDYELVPVAAGNYPESNGARWAEADVADAAAAMRRLADDPVRARALGAAAKAHVCSHLSPERAAQRLLQRLAKLDARTTN
- a CDS encoding cystathionine gamma-synthase produces the protein MTDHTSNPNGDGHALSLATLAIHGGQHPDPSTGAVMPPIYATSTYAQSSPGEHQGFEYSRTHNPTRFAYERCVAALEGGTRGFAFASGMAATSTVMELLDSGSHVVAMDDLYGGSYRLFERVRRRTAALEFSFVDLTDPAAFAAAITPKTKMVWIETPTNPMLKIVDIAAIAAIARQHDLLVVVDNTFASPMLQRPLALGADIVVHSATKYLNGHSDMVGGIAVVGANAELAEQLAFLQNSVGGVQGPFDSFLALRGLKTLPLRMRAHCENALALAQWLETHPAVEKVIYPGLASHPQHALAQRQMSGFGGIVSIVLKGGFDAAKRFCEKTELFTLAESLGGVESLVNHPAVMTHASVPVERRQTLGISDALVRLSVGVEDVGDLRADLQRALEAQP
- a CDS encoding pyridoxal-phosphate dependent enzyme, whose product is MAIHSSVLDLIGDTPIVKASKLDTGVCELYLKLESANPGGSIKDRIGLSMIEAAERRGELKPGAVLVEGTAGNTGIGLALVAQQKGYKLILVVPDKMSREKIFNLKAMGAEVRLTRSDVAKGHPEYYQDLAARIAAETPGAYFINQFGNPDNPAAHEFGTGPEILRQMDGKLDAIVFGCGSSGTMTGLSRAFAAASPQTELVLADPVGSILTEYIEQGTVSEKSGSWLVEGIGEDFLPGISDFSRVKKAYSISDAESFHTARELLAKEGILGGSSTGTLLAAALKYCRAQTEPKRVLVFVCDTGNKYLSKMYNDYWMLDNGFLERPQHGDLRDLILRPYSQRDTVVVGPNDLLTTAYQRMKLYDVSQLPVMDGDQLVGIVDESDVLLHVYGDEARFRDPVSTAMVSKLDRLDVKSPIEALLPVFDRGQVAIVMNDGAFLGLITRIDLLNYLRRRVQ
- a CDS encoding YdcH family protein, with the protein product MFEGQPQTEIDALIKSDPEFKQLYQRHKTLDKKCMDAELGVLPIDDLTLSQMKREKLAAKEKLLRLYDEQQKPH
- a CDS encoding OmpA family protein codes for the protein MSRRLGMAGRLAALLLLVAPLAAFAAEDPELAVLNQRLVALQADPLSADLAAYERLQAQQAVAAFAAAKRKEQDDARYLAERRVEIAETAARAALARRQVDQLEKTRSDLLVEASRREAARARQEAERLRVQAQIQAEEAESLRQAAEAEQLARQDAEQALTNVAGQQTAKLSAAQQKSAKLAREEAELVAGAKLPASRFESRGEVFTVAGGAFAAGKAALSADAAGQAKALAQYLQIGAKGRVRIEAYDADAGVAQKRADALRDALVAGGVAAGRLQAVGKKAPATKARAAEVVIAP
- a CDS encoding DUF4398 domain-containing protein; protein product: MKTSFAQIRCPQYVMACALALFATPVAFAQVASPELQTAQQAVQRAIQADADQYAPDLIATARQGLEQAQQAALDRRQRKTAPQLALRVAADADLARVRSEEAVANAQLKQRKAEVADLQRSLNTGEGRP
- a CDS encoding PilT/PilU family type 4a pilus ATPase, translated to MDIGYFLKLMTEKNASDMFLTTGAPVYIKIEGKLYPLGATGLPPGMVKKIAYSLMDEGQVPQFERELELNMAIALQDAGRFRVNVFKQRGEVGMVIRAIRSKIPSIEELHLPQVLKDVIMTPRGLVLVVGSTGSGKSTSLASMIDHRNSTTTGHILTIEDPIEYLHKHKMSIVNQREVGLDTHAFHNALKNAMREAPDVILIGEILDATTMEAAIAFAETGHLCLATLHSNNADQTIERILNFFPESAHKNVLMNLALNLRAVISQRLVKDKNERRRPATEVLLNTPMIRDLLRRGQVHEIKAAMEESLEEGMETFDQCLFRMVKSGEIEQEEALRAADSRDGLALKFRLSEGSSGEHDPYADYDGGASSPRITHGFG